A single genomic interval of Nostoc commune NIES-4072 harbors:
- a CDS encoding GNAT family N-acetyltransferase, with product MRETSISFEIQPPSKAEFEERIQNYQQQMPWLVCEINGEILGYAYATPYRTRAAYQWSVESSVYVNVEHRRKGVAKALYTSLFGLLQLQGFYNVFAALA from the coding sequence GTGCGAGAAACTTCAATTTCCTTTGAGATACAGCCTCCCAGTAAAGCGGAATTTGAGGAGCGCATCCAGAATTATCAACAGCAGATGCCTTGGCTAGTCTGTGAAATTAATGGTGAGATTCTTGGTTATGCCTATGCTACTCCCTACCGGACTCGTGCCGCTTACCAATGGTCTGTAGAATCATCCGTGTACGTAAATGTTGAACATCGCAGAAAAGGGGTTGCCAAAGCTTTGTACACTTCCCTTTTTGGGTTGCTGCAACTCCAAGGATTTTATAACGTTTTTGCTGCGTTGGCCTAG
- a CDS encoding SAM-dependent methyltransferase — MAMVLDKVVPFGRSMDEYIKIFNLTNADLNKRIIGIGDGPASFNAEMTRQGKSVVSVDPLYQFSGDEILQRFNEVVDNIINQVKATSNDWVWSYHKSPDDLRHNRVKVIQEFLSDYETGKKSNRYAVGELPKLAYDNQEFDLALCSHLLFLYSDHLDYNFHLDSIGEMLRIAKEVRIFPLITLMWKHSQHLDEIVKYYTSKGYKIDIEKVEYELQPGGNKMLKITRDII, encoded by the coding sequence ATGGCAATGGTTCTAGATAAAGTAGTTCCTTTTGGGAGGTCAATGGATGAATATATAAAAATATTCAATTTAACAAATGCAGATTTAAATAAAAGAATCATTGGTATTGGGGATGGGCCAGCAAGCTTCAATGCAGAAATGACACGTCAGGGTAAAAGTGTAGTTTCTGTTGATCCACTCTACCAATTTTCTGGCGATGAGATATTACAAAGATTTAATGAAGTGGTAGATAACATCATTAACCAAGTCAAGGCTACATCCAATGATTGGGTATGGAGCTATCACAAATCTCCAGATGATTTGCGACACAATCGAGTGAAGGTTATTCAAGAATTTCTGTCTGATTATGAAACTGGCAAAAAGAGCAACAGGTATGCAGTCGGTGAATTGCCAAAATTGGCTTATGATAATCAAGAGTTTGATCTAGCTCTTTGTTCGCATTTATTATTTTTATATTCAGACCATCTAGATTACAATTTTCACTTAGATTCTATAGGTGAGATGCTGCGTATTGCTAAAGAAGTCCGAATATTTCCCCTGATAACTTTAATGTGGAAGCATTCACAACATTTAGATGAAATTGTCAAATATTACACTTCAAAAGGTTACAAGATAGATATTGAAAAGGTTGAATACGAACTACAGCCTGGGGGAAATAAAATGTTGAAGATAACCAGAGATATTATATAA
- the glf gene encoding UDP-galactopyranose mutase, giving the protein MSSNKVQLQNNGVNHIVSPTVEVKSSETAKSQSLGTSKNLSSFNKNSRSTKAFTDTPDIVCLSHLRWNFVYQRPQHLLSRCAQKKRVFFIEEPIFSREPLGRLDVNEDKSGVIVVVPYLPEGLSEEAVNADIKVLLDGLFAEYNISKYICWYYTPMAIAWAGHLKPEAVIYDCMDELSAFKGASPTLKNYEAELFRRANLVFTGGQSLYESKVNQHPNVYAFPSSVDVPHFRQGRTVKEEPADQANIPHPRLGFYGVIDERMDIELLAGIAEARPDWHLVIIGPVVKIDPATLPQHENIHYLGSKDYKDLPAYLGDWDLAMLPFARNESTRFISPTKTPEYLAAGKPVVSTSIRDVVRPYGDLKLVRIADTTQEFVAAVEQALQEDTPASGWLSRVDAFLEQISWDRTWGSMMQLIDSALAQPLFKSFATTPNTTTNGKNGKSPISTDIPEAPSIITRDFIFDYLVVGAGFSGSVIADRLARHSGKKVLVVDKRNHIGGNAYDHYDDHGILVHKYGPHIFHTSSREVFEYLSQFTAWRSYEHHVLASVDGQLVPIPINLDTINKLYGMNLNSFQAEEFFQSVAEPREHIRTSEDVVISKVGQELYEKFFKNYTRKQWGLDPSELDKTVIARIPTRTNRDSRYFTDSYQAMPLHGFTRMFENMLNHPNIKVMLNTDYREIEKAIPCREMVYTGPVDEFFDCRYGKLPYRSLDFKHETHHTPVFQSAPVINYPNEQLYTRITEFKYLTGQEHSKTSIVYEFPKAEGDPYYPVPRPENQEIYKQYKALAESTPGVHFVGRLATYKYLNMDHCVAQALATYKQIAVKA; this is encoded by the coding sequence ATGTCAAGTAATAAAGTGCAACTACAAAACAACGGTGTGAATCATATTGTGTCACCAACGGTAGAAGTAAAATCATCCGAGACAGCGAAATCGCAATCGCTGGGAACATCAAAAAATTTATCCTCATTCAACAAAAACTCTCGGTCAACAAAAGCTTTTACCGATACGCCTGATATAGTTTGCTTATCTCATCTGCGTTGGAATTTTGTATATCAAAGACCACAACACCTTTTAAGTCGTTGCGCTCAAAAAAAGAGAGTCTTCTTTATTGAAGAGCCAATTTTTAGCCGGGAACCATTGGGGCGATTGGACGTTAATGAAGACAAAAGTGGAGTAATAGTTGTTGTTCCATATTTACCAGAAGGTCTAAGTGAAGAAGCAGTAAACGCAGATATAAAAGTACTGCTCGATGGGTTATTTGCAGAATATAATATATCTAAATACATTTGTTGGTACTATACGCCAATGGCGATCGCATGGGCAGGCCATTTAAAACCTGAAGCTGTGATCTACGATTGCATGGATGAATTGTCTGCTTTTAAAGGAGCATCCCCTACTTTAAAGAACTACGAAGCAGAACTATTCCGTCGGGCAAATCTAGTATTTACAGGTGGGCAAAGCCTTTACGAAAGTAAAGTAAACCAGCATCCAAACGTTTATGCATTTCCCAGTAGTGTAGATGTACCCCACTTTAGACAAGGAAGAACCGTTAAAGAAGAACCAGCAGACCAAGCAAATATTCCTCATCCCCGCCTTGGCTTTTATGGTGTAATTGATGAGCGGATGGATATTGAATTACTCGCTGGGATTGCTGAGGCTCGTCCTGATTGGCATTTAGTGATAATTGGGCCAGTAGTGAAAATTGACCCAGCAACTCTGCCACAGCATGAAAATATTCATTATCTCGGTAGTAAAGACTATAAAGACTTGCCTGCATATCTAGGGGATTGGGATTTGGCAATGTTGCCGTTTGCGCGAAACGAGTCAACACGTTTTATTAGCCCAACTAAAACACCAGAGTATTTAGCCGCAGGTAAACCTGTAGTCTCTACTTCGATTCGAGATGTGGTGCGTCCTTATGGAGACTTAAAGCTAGTACGAATTGCAGACACGACTCAAGAGTTTGTCGCCGCAGTAGAACAGGCATTGCAAGAAGATACTCCAGCATCAGGATGGTTGAGTCGGGTAGATGCATTCTTAGAGCAGATTTCTTGGGATCGGACTTGGGGATCGATGATGCAGTTGATAGATTCTGCGTTGGCGCAGCCGCTCTTTAAGAGCTTCGCAACCACACCAAATACCACAACTAATGGTAAAAATGGGAAATCTCCCATCTCAACAGATATCCCAGAAGCACCAAGCATCATTACCAGAGACTTTATATTTGATTATTTAGTTGTTGGTGCAGGCTTCTCTGGTAGCGTTATCGCTGATCGTTTGGCGAGACATTCCGGTAAAAAAGTATTGGTTGTAGACAAGCGCAATCACATCGGTGGTAATGCTTACGACCATTACGACGACCACGGGATTCTCGTACATAAATACGGCCCTCATATCTTTCATACCAGTTCCCGCGAAGTATTTGAATACCTCTCACAGTTCACTGCTTGGCGTTCTTACGAGCATCACGTTCTAGCTAGCGTAGATGGACAACTCGTTCCCATCCCCATTAACCTTGACACCATCAACAAACTCTATGGAATGAACCTCAATTCATTCCAGGCGGAAGAGTTTTTCCAGTCAGTTGCAGAACCGAGAGAACATATCCGTACCTCTGAAGATGTAGTAATTAGTAAAGTTGGTCAAGAACTTTACGAAAAATTCTTCAAAAACTACACTCGCAAACAATGGGGACTCGATCCTTCAGAACTAGACAAAACAGTAATTGCCCGAATTCCTACCCGGACAAACCGCGACAGCCGATATTTCACAGATAGTTACCAAGCAATGCCACTGCATGGCTTTACCCGGATGTTTGAGAATATGTTAAATCATCCGAACATTAAGGTAATGCTCAACACCGATTACCGCGAAATCGAGAAGGCTATACCTTGCCGCGAGATGGTTTACACTGGGCCAGTTGATGAGTTTTTTGATTGTCGCTACGGTAAGCTACCCTATCGCTCATTGGATTTCAAACACGAAACGCATCACACCCCTGTGTTTCAGTCAGCGCCAGTAATTAACTATCCCAACGAACAACTGTATACCCGGATTACCGAATTTAAGTACCTAACCGGACAGGAACACTCCAAAACTAGTATTGTTTACGAGTTTCCCAAAGCAGAGGGCGACCCCTATTATCCAGTGCCACGTCCTGAAAATCAAGAAATTTACAAACAATACAAAGCCTTGGCTGAGTCAACACCAGGTGTGCATTTTGTGGGACGGCTAGCTACATACAAGTATCTCAACATGGATCATTGTGTGGCGCAGGCTTTAGCAACATACAAACAAATAGCAGTTAAGGCTTAA
- a CDS encoding protein-tyrosine phosphatase family protein gives MGPVLAPIVDFHLCDLETLTQKILPFLIEADKENEKVVVHCSGGIGRTGHVLAAWLVSVRGLSNQAAINAVKKTGRNPYEAALAKLTEGIAAVFRGKNPLTVIKELNALLNDCRLAVNTTF, from the coding sequence TTGGGACCCGTACTTGCACCAATTGTAGATTTCCATCTATGTGATTTAGAAACCCTCACACAGAAAATACTTCCTTTTTTAATAGAAGCAGATAAAGAAAATGAGAAAGTCGTTGTCCATTGCTCTGGTGGAATTGGACGTACTGGACATGTGTTAGCCGCATGGCTAGTTAGTGTCCGAGGATTATCAAATCAAGCTGCAATAAATGCTGTCAAAAAAACAGGTAGAAATCCTTATGAAGCTGCGTTAGCGAAGCTTACCGAAGGTATCGCTGCTGTTTTTAGAGGTAAAAATCCCTTGACAGTTATAAAAGAGCTTAACGCACTTCTGAATGATTGTCGTCTCGCAGTAAATACAACATTTTGA
- the uvsE gene encoding UV DNA damage repair endonuclease UvsE — protein sequence MTVIEFQNLPNAQQSQKSTLPHLGLVCITSDKQVRFRTMTRTRYLKLSLSDRKIALSELYRHNLQRLHDALSFCEQNQIQLYRMSSALFPLSDLEDEIGANILETMSADLATIGQRANALSIRMVLHPDQYVVLSSDSPEVVQASINNLAGHARIFDLLGLPRSPWSLMNIHGGKSQRPEQLVKVISELPENIKSRLTLENDEYAYSADEILAVCQQASVPMVFDAHHHICHENLDSYDHPSVASMFYAARETWTNPDWQLVHISNGEQAFNDRKHSDLITDMPNVYHQAPWIEVEAKRKEEAIAHLRSWWLMKNNCT from the coding sequence ATGACTGTAATCGAATTTCAAAATTTACCTAATGCACAGCAGTCCCAAAAAAGTACACTGCCCCATTTAGGGCTAGTTTGCATCACCTCTGACAAACAAGTGCGCTTTCGGACAATGACACGCACCCGATACTTAAAACTTTCCCTTAGCGATCGCAAAATTGCCCTAAGTGAACTGTATCGGCATAACTTACAGCGCTTGCATGACGCTCTCTCCTTTTGTGAGCAGAATCAAATTCAGCTTTACCGGATGTCTTCTGCTTTATTTCCTCTAAGTGATTTAGAGGATGAAATCGGCGCAAATATATTAGAAACAATGAGCGCTGATTTAGCAACAATCGGTCAACGAGCAAATGCATTGAGCATAAGAATGGTGTTGCATCCAGATCAATATGTAGTGCTGAGTTCTGATTCTCCCGAAGTGGTACAAGCAAGTATCAATAATCTAGCAGGACATGCACGGATATTTGACTTACTAGGCTTACCGCGATCGCCTTGGTCATTGATGAATATTCATGGTGGCAAATCTCAACGTCCTGAACAACTAGTAAAAGTAATTTCTGAGCTACCAGAAAACATCAAAAGCCGCTTGACGCTAGAAAACGATGAATACGCCTATAGTGCAGATGAGATTTTAGCAGTATGTCAGCAAGCTAGCGTACCAATGGTATTTGATGCCCATCACCATATTTGCCACGAAAATTTGGATAGCTACGATCATCCCAGTGTAGCATCCATGTTTTACGCAGCACGAGAAACTTGGACAAATCCAGATTGGCAGTTAGTCCATATTTCTAATGGTGAGCAAGCTTTCAATGACAGAAAACACAGCGACTTGATTACCGATATGCCTAACGTTTACCATCAAGCACCGTGGATCGAAGTCGAAGCCAAACGAAAAGAAGAAGCGATCGCACATTTGCGCTCTTGGTGGCTAATGAAAAATAATTGTACCTAA
- a CDS encoding phytanoyl-CoA dioxygenase family protein, with protein MVQSIGRVNKYTDTDLNRFAEDLNRDGICVIPGLFDKELISEWAKAFENLFRERQNQPGGLAPREIARYYLTLPWVSPFANVEVFANPVIMGVLERVFFQEYVMVQMGVDLPVQGSDYQEIHRDYRPLFTDQIVTPLYALAVNFPLVEVTAENGPFQMARGTHILPREEGLRKIATGEIPMESFYMQLGDAMIRTPLALHRGSPNRTNQPRPMVVMGYAMHWLHTPKVDLTLQRDYYESLPENLRQMIRCQVVEQLPKEKVETYVNFKY; from the coding sequence ATGGTTCAAAGTATAGGTAGAGTAAATAAATATACAGATACTGACCTAAACCGATTTGCCGAAGACCTAAATCGAGATGGAATTTGTGTGATTCCCGGTCTTTTTGATAAAGAATTGATTAGCGAATGGGCAAAAGCTTTTGAAAATTTATTCCGAGAGCGTCAAAATCAACCGGGTGGGCTGGCTCCCCGTGAAATTGCTCGTTACTATTTAACGTTGCCTTGGGTTTCTCCCTTTGCTAACGTAGAAGTTTTTGCTAATCCGGTGATTATGGGTGTGCTGGAGCGAGTATTTTTTCAGGAATATGTGATGGTTCAGATGGGGGTTGATCTCCCAGTACAAGGTTCGGATTATCAGGAAATCCATCGGGACTATCGCCCTTTGTTCACCGACCAAATAGTAACGCCACTCTACGCCCTTGCGGTTAACTTCCCACTTGTGGAAGTAACGGCAGAAAACGGGCCATTTCAGATGGCGCGTGGTACGCATATCTTGCCGCGTGAAGAGGGACTAAGGAAAATTGCCACTGGTGAAATTCCGATGGAATCTTTTTATATGCAGCTAGGGGATGCGATGATTCGGACACCTTTGGCGCTGCATCGGGGTTCACCAAATCGGACTAACCAGCCAAGACCGATGGTAGTTATGGGCTATGCTATGCATTGGTTGCACACGCCGAAGGTGGATTTGACTCTCCAACGAGACTATTATGAGAGCCTACCAGAGAATTTAAGGCAGATGATTCGGTGTCAGGTGGTGGAACAGTTGCCGAAGGAGAAGGTTGAAACTTACGTAAATTTTAAGTACTAA
- a CDS encoding chloride channel protein gives MLPKKPPATNQTQRWTFAQLFGLVKRNPLMISQWVICWVVVGIAGGLFAALYWNVLELLTHQLQKVEGFSLLIVMPLAGLVVGLVIHFLGNPGEIAVIVDNIHFRGGRLDAGKNPSMILASLISISAGGSAGPEAPLVQVTGSFGTWVADRLKLQGEDLRTISLAAMAAGFTALFGAPLGGAMFALEILHHQHIVEYYEALMPAIVSSCASYLVFAAITHLGIAPTWHFPQYHLDKIDDFAIAIMFGIIGAVAGWIFMGIFRGCDYLLARIPGPIYVRTTLAGLGLGTLAVLLPLTRYFGHEELESVLATNFTAVFLLTLALGKMAAISITVTGGWRGGFIIPLFFTGACIGKAVAVLIPGLNPGLAMICTMAAINAAVTRTPISTTLLLSKLANLSPFTPILFASLIGFFLAPKVPLIAAQLKSQREVTE, from the coding sequence GTGTTACCAAAAAAGCCTCCCGCTACCAATCAAACTCAACGCTGGACATTTGCTCAACTTTTTGGACTGGTAAAACGTAATCCCTTAATGATTTCGCAGTGGGTGATCTGCTGGGTAGTTGTAGGTATTGCTGGTGGTCTATTTGCTGCCTTGTACTGGAATGTTTTAGAACTTTTAACTCACCAGTTGCAAAAAGTTGAAGGTTTTAGCCTCCTCATAGTGATGCCACTAGCCGGTTTAGTTGTTGGGCTGGTGATTCATTTTTTAGGAAATCCCGGTGAAATCGCTGTGATTGTTGATAATATCCATTTTCGTGGCGGACGCCTAGATGCTGGTAAGAATCCCTCAATGATTCTTGCTTCTCTAATCAGCATATCGGCAGGCGGTAGTGCTGGCCCTGAAGCACCACTGGTACAAGTAACAGGTTCTTTTGGTACTTGGGTTGCCGATCGCCTAAAACTCCAGGGTGAAGACCTCAGAACCATAAGTTTAGCAGCGATGGCGGCTGGTTTCACTGCCTTATTTGGCGCACCTCTTGGCGGTGCAATGTTTGCCCTGGAGATTTTACACCATCAGCATATTGTGGAATATTACGAAGCCTTGATGCCAGCCATTGTTTCGAGTTGCGCTAGTTATTTAGTATTTGCAGCAATTACACATTTAGGAATTGCGCCGACTTGGCATTTTCCCCAGTACCACCTAGACAAGATTGATGATTTTGCGATCGCTATTATGTTCGGCATCATCGGGGCGGTGGCGGGATGGATTTTTATGGGCATTTTTCGAGGCTGCGATTACTTGCTTGCTCGAATTCCTGGCCCCATTTATGTACGCACAACACTAGCAGGGTTGGGGCTTGGCACTTTAGCAGTTTTATTACCCCTAACCCGTTATTTTGGACATGAAGAGTTAGAATCAGTCCTCGCTACTAACTTTACTGCTGTTTTTCTCTTAACTCTTGCTCTTGGTAAAATGGCTGCCATTAGCATTACGGTAACAGGTGGGTGGCGCGGTGGATTCATCATCCCTTTGTTTTTCACTGGTGCTTGTATTGGTAAAGCTGTAGCAGTTTTAATTCCGGGGCTTAATCCGGGCCTTGCGATGATTTGTACAATGGCGGCTATTAATGCAGCTGTAACGCGTACACCTATAAGTACGACTTTGCTACTGTCAAAATTGGCTAATTTAAGTCCTTTTACGCCAATTCTTTTTGCCAGCTTAATTGGGTTTTTTCTTGCGCCCAAAGTTCCCCTAATTGCAGCTCAATTGAAGTCTCAAAGAGAAGTTACCGAATGA
- a CDS encoding VOC family protein: MQILKVLTRVYLNPVDLDEAIAFYENLFTEKCWLWFQYSEAELELAGVGSILLIAGSAEALSSFKSTHATFLVDSLNDFREALIQQGAVILTEPNKVPTGANMRAMHPDGTIIEYVEFA; encoded by the coding sequence ATGCAAATTCTTAAAGTACTAACCAGAGTCTATCTTAATCCGGTAGATTTGGATGAGGCGATCGCTTTCTATGAAAACCTCTTTACAGAAAAATGTTGGTTGTGGTTTCAATATTCCGAAGCTGAGTTGGAACTCGCAGGTGTGGGTTCTATTCTTTTAATTGCTGGTTCAGCAGAAGCACTCTCTTCATTCAAGAGTACACATGCAACATTTCTCGTTGACTCACTCAATGATTTTCGAGAAGCACTTATTCAGCAGGGTGCAGTGATTCTGACGGAACCTAACAAAGTTCCCACTGGAGCTAATATGCGAGCGATGCATCCTGATGGAACCATTATTGAGTATGTTGAGTTTGCTTGA
- a CDS encoding glycoside hydrolase family 43 protein: MLTYTNPVYKGYFADPFVWEFEGVYYAIGTGAAEAEGTVDEIAKLRVFPLLRSFDFVNWDFVDNALLRPDPSLGDNFWAPEVAYCNGKFYLYYSVGHEDKNHQLRVATSDNPLGPYKDVGEPLVDPDSCSFAIDPHAFRDDDGQWYLFYARDFLDTEGGVRAGTALFVDRLQDMTKLCGVGKVVLRARSDWQRFLANRLMYGEHFDWHTLEGPCVRKHAGRYYCFYSGGRWETEDYGVDYGVADSVMGPYSDVGNETGPRVLRSLPDRVKGPGHNSIVVGPDGQTEYIVYHAWDVNMDARRMCLDKLIWTPDGPYCEGPTWTPQAIACKSI; encoded by the coding sequence ATGTTAACTTATACCAATCCAGTCTACAAAGGCTATTTTGCCGATCCTTTTGTTTGGGAATTTGAGGGTGTATACTATGCGATCGGCACTGGTGCAGCCGAAGCGGAAGGAACAGTAGACGAAATAGCAAAACTACGTGTCTTCCCTCTATTACGCTCCTTTGATTTCGTGAATTGGGATTTTGTAGATAACGCCCTGTTGCGGCCAGACCCCTCCCTTGGCGATAATTTTTGGGCCCCCGAAGTTGCTTATTGCAATGGCAAGTTTTACCTCTATTACTCTGTAGGACACGAGGATAAAAATCATCAGTTACGTGTTGCCACGAGCGATAATCCTTTGGGGCCATATAAAGATGTTGGCGAACCACTTGTAGACCCAGATTCTTGCTCCTTCGCCATCGACCCCCACGCATTCCGTGATGACGATGGGCAGTGGTATCTATTTTATGCTCGTGATTTTTTAGACACTGAGGGCGGCGTGCGGGCTGGTACTGCCCTTTTTGTAGATCGGCTCCAAGATATGACCAAACTTTGCGGTGTCGGCAAAGTCGTCTTACGGGCACGTTCCGATTGGCAACGATTTTTAGCCAACCGATTGATGTATGGTGAACATTTTGATTGGCATACCTTAGAAGGCCCCTGTGTCCGTAAACATGCAGGCCGATACTATTGCTTTTATAGTGGTGGGCGCTGGGAAACAGAGGACTACGGCGTAGATTATGGTGTTGCAGATAGTGTGATGGGGCCTTACTCTGATGTCGGTAACGAAACGGGGCCACGGGTGTTACGTTCGCTTCCTGATCGTGTCAAAGGGCCTGGACACAATTCAATCGTTGTAGGCCCCGATGGTCAGACTGAGTACATTGTCTACCATGCCTGGGATGTAAACATGGATGCGCGGCGAATGTGCTTGGATAAACTCATTTGGACACCAGATGGCCCATATTGCGAAGGCCCCACCTGGACACCACAAGCGATCGCCTGTAAATCAATTTGA
- a CDS encoding family 1 glycosylhydrolase, with protein MTFVFNSSQDVINNVLRENNSQLPLEVWAGVECTVNRVGDEYLDQLERNGHATRLNDLYLFAELGIKAIRYPILWEKIAPNGLENADWSWADERLGRLRELGIYPIVGLVHHGSGPRDTSLVDPEFPEKLAVFARAVADRYPWVKYYTPVNEPLTTARFSGMYGHWYPHGRDDLTFARALLGECRAVALAMKAIREVNPSAQLVQTEDLGKTYSTPKLKYQAEFENDRRWLSLDLLCGRINPTHSMWGYLKKCGISEAELETFLQNTCPPDIIGINHYLTSERFLDEHTENYPAWTHGGNGHDKYADVEAVRVCAEGLAGPRTLLLEAWERYHLPLAVTEAHISCTREEQLRWLYEVWNAAKELQSEGVDIRAVTVWALLGSYDWNSLVTKANGYYEPGVFDLRSRSVSRGELPHPRPTAIAKMVQDLANGHQLNHPLLETPGWWHRQQRLLYPTVSCGTKNPTISNNPKSKIQNPKLIRPLAIVGARGTLGKAFARLCEVRGISYQLLTRQEMDITDPASVDAALTQLKPWAVVNAAGYVRVDDAEHEPHVCLQVNAEGPAILAAACAEHNIPLLTFSSDLVFDGAVSNPYVETDTVAPLNVYGCSKVLAEKLVLQAYPASLVIRTSAFFGPWDEYNFVTIALRQLSAGNNFVAAEDGIVSPTYVPDLVHASLDLLIDGESGLWHLANKSAIAWADFARLAAKQAGVSVTNLISVPTEQLGLTAPRPTYSVLGSSRGEFMPSLDNAISRYLEERT; from the coding sequence ATGACTTTTGTCTTTAACTCAAGCCAAGACGTGATAAATAACGTTTTGAGAGAGAATAATTCACAACTCCCCTTGGAAGTGTGGGCTGGTGTAGAGTGTACAGTTAATCGCGTGGGTGATGAGTATTTAGACCAGTTGGAACGCAACGGTCATGCAACGCGCTTAAATGATTTATATTTGTTTGCAGAACTAGGGATAAAAGCTATCCGCTACCCTATATTGTGGGAGAAGATAGCACCTAATGGGCTAGAAAATGCCGATTGGTCTTGGGCTGATGAAAGACTGGGGCGCTTACGCGAACTCGGCATCTATCCGATTGTGGGATTAGTGCATCATGGTAGTGGCCCACGAGATACGAGTTTGGTAGACCCAGAATTTCCAGAGAAACTAGCAGTGTTTGCCCGTGCAGTTGCCGATCGCTATCCTTGGGTTAAATATTACACGCCTGTAAACGAGCCACTGACAACGGCGCGATTCAGTGGAATGTATGGTCACTGGTATCCTCACGGACGGGATGATTTAACTTTCGCCCGTGCTTTGTTAGGAGAGTGTCGCGCAGTAGCCTTAGCAATGAAGGCAATCCGAGAAGTCAACCCTAGCGCTCAACTAGTGCAAACCGAGGATTTAGGTAAGACTTACAGCACACCTAAACTAAAATATCAAGCAGAATTTGAGAACGATCGCCGTTGGTTGAGTCTTGATTTATTGTGCGGTCGAATTAACCCAACTCATTCAATGTGGGGTTACTTAAAGAAGTGTGGTATCAGTGAGGCTGAACTTGAGACATTTTTGCAAAATACCTGTCCTCCTGACATCATTGGGATTAACCATTATTTAACCAGCGAACGCTTTTTGGATGAGCATACAGAAAATTATCCAGCTTGGACGCACGGCGGTAATGGGCATGATAAGTATGCGGATGTAGAGGCGGTGCGAGTTTGTGCTGAGGGATTGGCAGGCCCACGCACATTGTTACTAGAGGCATGGGAACGCTATCATCTGCCCCTTGCTGTTACCGAAGCTCATATTAGCTGCACCCGTGAGGAGCAGCTACGCTGGCTTTATGAGGTGTGGAATGCGGCGAAGGAATTACAATCTGAGGGTGTGGATATCCGCGCTGTAACTGTTTGGGCGCTCCTTGGCAGCTACGATTGGAATAGTTTAGTTACAAAAGCTAACGGCTACTACGAGCCAGGCGTATTTGATTTGCGTTCGCGCAGCGTCTCAAGAGGAGAATTGCCACATCCTCGACCGACAGCGATCGCCAAAATGGTGCAGGATCTAGCAAATGGACATCAACTAAATCATCCGCTACTTGAAACCCCTGGCTGGTGGCATCGACAACAGCGCCTATTATACCCAACAGTCAGTTGTGGTACAAAAAATCCCACAATCTCGAATAATCCAAAATCCAAAATCCAAAATCCAAAATTGATACGTCCCTTGGCGATCGTCGGTGCCAGAGGAACTCTCGGAAAGGCTTTTGCTCGGTTGTGCGAAGTGCGCGGAATTTCTTATCAGCTGCTGACGCGCCAAGAAATGGATATTACCGATCCTGCCTCTGTGGATGCGGCGCTTACTCAGTTGAAGCCGTGGGCGGTTGTGAACGCTGCCGGATACGTGCGGGTAGACGATGCCGAACATGAACCCCATGTTTGCTTACAGGTGAATGCCGAAGGCCCAGCGATTCTAGCTGCTGCTTGCGCTGAACATAACATACCGCTATTAACTTTCTCCTCAGATTTAGTATTTGATGGTGCTGTATCTAATCCTTATGTCGAAACTGATACCGTTGCCCCTCTTAATGTATATGGGTGTAGCAAAGTTTTGGCAGAAAAGCTGGTATTGCAGGCTTATCCTGCATCGTTGGTGATTCGCACCAGTGCATTTTTTGGCCCGTGGGATGAGTATAATTTTGTCACGATCGCTCTGCGTCAGCTTAGTGCTGGTAATAATTTCGTTGCCGCAGAGGATGGAATTGTTTCACCTACTTATGTACCAGATTTAGTTCATGCCAGCCTAGATTTATTAATTGACGGCGAGTCTGGGCTGTGGCATTTGGCGAATAAGAGTGCGATCGCTTGGGCTGATTTCGCGCGGTTAGCGGCTAAACAAGCTGGAGTCAGTGTTACTAATCTAATTTCTGTGCCTACAGAACAACTAGGTTTAACTGCTCCTCGCCCAACTTACAGCGTTCTTGGTAGCAGCCGAGGTGAATTTATGCCATCACTTGACAATGCAATTTCTCGCTACTTGGAAGAAAGAACCTAG